A single genomic interval of Arachis duranensis cultivar V14167 chromosome 7, aradu.V14167.gnm2.J7QH, whole genome shotgun sequence harbors:
- the LOC107459752 gene encoding uncharacterized protein LOC107459752 isoform X1, with product MPVQMSACWHNSGSNALSVSRFRYRFEPLIHSHHHCLSTQSQLQSHSIFLFRRLTFATCSPARAQTPLQEMSFIQSKSEQEGEEDDAAAAAASVSPTYSDNTATHADEQDLEEEVGISKIQVPRQKHIPISKSQLLDAILSVLFNQDQDDLDDAHHFRLLTSCLDSILHAEHKNILEEMRFDYYLTSVQTEDAVVQNPADSQTPVVPNGKESNLVSNDILGIENREVYQDVPVDEQEKPIPSNYGLDLRRLLPALDKKSKKDHGRGSRVTVATRFQHAFMQLLSDAQFEELSARDLMLTSALNTDYLLTLPIYVDWKRAYESNAIIFRRGYATEKQKGLLLVEKLDYLQSMLLRRIFYIISKPLGKLGTWISETYENASRDHRLQSWAERLRLWIKELSLFKKSLLYDEHASDEQMGPNNAPNGELPIWLVAQRAVARYEGILSPIGPRERLLRRLLSWIGLIPPTPEAPFEVDNDSNTSEPYLRPTFLSRISLSDIWRPATRKYCRNDPWKMLKTSISILLSQSVLQEPAFEELILLYTKEVDETNSRDEAEVPSLQLKIYERIPFPDLPVIFPHKKLSFRIIDTVRLDIATILGLLAYFINYKFENVLSSPSAILLDVVAVSALIIYGSRVVLGYKQTRDRYQLLVNKTLYEKTLASGFGSVHFLLDASEQQQYKEAILAYAVLLKAEKGQVTSRQSVREICERFMYEMFKVKVEMPVDKALSTLLRLNLATETCIDGRLGLLAIPCPKAYQNLKERWNGLLS from the exons ATGCCAGTCCAGATGTCAGCTTGTTGGCATAATTCGGGGAGCAACGCCCTTTCAGTTTCCCGTTTCCGTTATCGTTTCGAACCATTAATTCATTCTCATCATCACTGCCTCTCTACGCAGTCGCAGTTGCAGTCACATAGTATATTCCTCTTCCGCAGGCTTACTTTTGCTACCTGTTCACCAGCACGAGCACAAACACCACTCCAGGAGATGTCTTTCATCCAGTCAAAATCAGAGCAGGAGGGGGAGGAAGATGATGCGGCAGCCGCTGCTGCGAGTGTGAGTCCCACCTACAGCGACAATACTGCGACTCATGCTGATGAGCAAGACCTAGAAGAAGAAGTTGGTATTTCCAAAATACAAGTACCAAGACAGAAACACATTCCTATCTCCAAATCCCAACTTCTGGATGCCATCCTCTCTGTCCTGTTTAACCAAGACCAAGATGATCTTGATGATGCCCATCACTTTCGCCTTCTCACTTC ATGCTTAGACTCTATACTTCATGCCGAGCACAAAAATATCTTAGAGGAGATGCGTTTCGATTATTACCTTACCTCAGTCCAAACTGAGGACGCAGTTGTACAGAATCCAGCTGATTCACAGACGCCAGTTGTGCCGAATGGGAAGGAGTCAAACTTGGTTAGCAATGACATTCTTGGAATTGAGAACAGGGAGGTCTATCAAGATGTGCCAGTTGATGAACAGGAAAAGCCTATCCCTTCCAACTATGGTTTGGACCTAAGGCGCCTTTTACCTGCTCTCGAcaaaaaaagcaagaaagaCCATGGAAGGGGGTCCAG AGTTACTGTCGCCACACGTTTCCAGCATGCTTTCATGCAGCTTCTTTCTGATGCACAATTTGAAGAACTATCTGCTAGGGATCTGATGTTAACATCTGCATTGAACACAGACTATCTCCTTACCTTACCCATATATGTTGATTGGAAGAGAGCATATGAGTCTAATGCCATAATATTTAG GCGGGGTTATGCAACTGAGAAGCAGAAGGGCCTACTACTTGTTGAGAAACTGGATTACTTACAGTCTATGCTTCTACGGAGAATCTTCTATATTATATCAAAACCTCTAGGGAAACTTGGTACCTGGATAAGTGAG ACCTATGAAAATGCCAGTCGAGATCATAGGTTACAAAGTTGGGCTGAAAGATTGAGGCTTTGGATAAAGGAATTAtccttatttaaaaaatcattacTTTATGATGAGCATGCTTCAGATGAGCAAATGGGTCCAAACAATGCACCAAATGGAGAACTCCCTATTTGGCTGGTAGCTCAGAGAGCAGTAGCTCGATATGAAGGGATTTTGTCACCAATTGGTCCCCGTGAAAGGCTCTTGAGGAGATTGCTTTCTTGGATTGGACTTATTCCTCCCACTCCAGAAGCACCTTTCGAGGTTGACAATGATAGTAACACATCTGAACCTTACTTAAG GCCTACTTTTTTATCAAGGATATCACTAAGTGATATTTGGAGACCAGCAACAAGAAAATACTGCAGAAATGATCCTTGGAAAATGTTGAAAACGTCCATTTCCATACTTCTCTCGCAGTCAGTCCTGCAG GAACCGGCATTTGAAGAATTAATTCTACTTTATACGAAGGAAGTTGATGAAACAAATTCTAGAGATGAAGCTGAAGTTCCATCATTGCAATTAAAGATCTATGAGAGAATTCCTTTTCCGGATTTACCG GTAATTTTTCCACACAAAAAGCTATCTTTCCGTATCATAGACACG GTGCGCTTGGATATTGCCACAATTTTGGGACTTCTGGCTTACTTCATAAACTACAAATTTGAGAATGTTTTATCCTCCCC ATCAGCAATATTACTTGATGTAGTCGCAGTAAGTGCTCTTATAATATACGGAAGTCGTGTGGTTCTAGGCTACAAACAAACAAGGGACCGTTATCAG CTTCTAGTCaacaagacactttatgaaAAAACATTAGCAAGTGGCTTCGGTTCAGTGCATTTTCTTCTGGATGCTTCTGAACAGCAGCAG TATAAGGAAGCTATTTTGGCTTATGCTGTCCTGCTCAAAGCTGAGAAGGGTCAG GTCACTTCTCGACAAAGTGTTCGAGAGATATGCGAGAGATTCATGTATGAAATGTTTAAAGTAAAG GTTGAAATGCCAGTTGACAAGGCACTCAGTACACTATTAAGGTTGAACCTAGCAACAGAAACTTGCATTGACGGAAGGCTTGGATTGTTGGCTATACCTTGTCCGAAGGCTTATCAGAACCTGAAAGAGCGATGGAATGGCTTGCTAAGTTAA
- the LOC107459752 gene encoding uncharacterized protein LOC107459752 isoform X5 produces the protein MPVQMSACWHNSGSNALSVSRFRYRFEPLIHSHHHCLSTQSQLQSHSIFLFRRLTFATCSPARAQTPLQEMSFIQSKSEQEGEEDDAAAAAASVSPTYSDNTATHADEQDLEEEVGISKIQVPRQKHIPISKSQLLDAILSVLFNQDQDDLDDAHHFRLLTSCLDSILHAEHKNILEEMRFDYYLTSVQTEDAVVQNPADSQTPVVPNGKESNLVSNDILGIENREVYQDVPVDEQEKPIPSNYGLDLRRLLPALDKKSKKDHGRGSRVTVATRFQHAFMQLLSDAQFEELSARDLMLTSALNTDYLLTLPIYVDWKRAYESNAIIFRRGYATEKQKGLLLVEKLDYLQSMLLRRIFYIISKPLGKLGTWISETYENASRDHRLQSWAERLRLWIKELSLFKKSLLYDEHASDEQMGPNNAPNGELPIWLVAQRAVARYEGILSPIGPRERLLRRLLSWIGLIPPTPEAPFEVDNDSNTSEPYLRPTFLSRISLSDIWRPATRKYCRNDPWKMLKTSISILLSQSVLQEPAFEELILLYTKEVDETNSRDEAEVPSLQLKIYERIPFPDLPVIFPHKKLSFRIIDTVRLDIATILGLLAYFINYKFENVLSSPSAILLDVVAVSALIIYGSRVVLGYKQTRDRYQLLVNKTLYEKTLASGFGSVHFLLDASEQQQYKEAILAYAVLLKAEKGHFSTKCSRDMREIHV, from the exons ATGCCAGTCCAGATGTCAGCTTGTTGGCATAATTCGGGGAGCAACGCCCTTTCAGTTTCCCGTTTCCGTTATCGTTTCGAACCATTAATTCATTCTCATCATCACTGCCTCTCTACGCAGTCGCAGTTGCAGTCACATAGTATATTCCTCTTCCGCAGGCTTACTTTTGCTACCTGTTCACCAGCACGAGCACAAACACCACTCCAGGAGATGTCTTTCATCCAGTCAAAATCAGAGCAGGAGGGGGAGGAAGATGATGCGGCAGCCGCTGCTGCGAGTGTGAGTCCCACCTACAGCGACAATACTGCGACTCATGCTGATGAGCAAGACCTAGAAGAAGAAGTTGGTATTTCCAAAATACAAGTACCAAGACAGAAACACATTCCTATCTCCAAATCCCAACTTCTGGATGCCATCCTCTCTGTCCTGTTTAACCAAGACCAAGATGATCTTGATGATGCCCATCACTTTCGCCTTCTCACTTC ATGCTTAGACTCTATACTTCATGCCGAGCACAAAAATATCTTAGAGGAGATGCGTTTCGATTATTACCTTACCTCAGTCCAAACTGAGGACGCAGTTGTACAGAATCCAGCTGATTCACAGACGCCAGTTGTGCCGAATGGGAAGGAGTCAAACTTGGTTAGCAATGACATTCTTGGAATTGAGAACAGGGAGGTCTATCAAGATGTGCCAGTTGATGAACAGGAAAAGCCTATCCCTTCCAACTATGGTTTGGACCTAAGGCGCCTTTTACCTGCTCTCGAcaaaaaaagcaagaaagaCCATGGAAGGGGGTCCAG AGTTACTGTCGCCACACGTTTCCAGCATGCTTTCATGCAGCTTCTTTCTGATGCACAATTTGAAGAACTATCTGCTAGGGATCTGATGTTAACATCTGCATTGAACACAGACTATCTCCTTACCTTACCCATATATGTTGATTGGAAGAGAGCATATGAGTCTAATGCCATAATATTTAG GCGGGGTTATGCAACTGAGAAGCAGAAGGGCCTACTACTTGTTGAGAAACTGGATTACTTACAGTCTATGCTTCTACGGAGAATCTTCTATATTATATCAAAACCTCTAGGGAAACTTGGTACCTGGATAAGTGAG ACCTATGAAAATGCCAGTCGAGATCATAGGTTACAAAGTTGGGCTGAAAGATTGAGGCTTTGGATAAAGGAATTAtccttatttaaaaaatcattacTTTATGATGAGCATGCTTCAGATGAGCAAATGGGTCCAAACAATGCACCAAATGGAGAACTCCCTATTTGGCTGGTAGCTCAGAGAGCAGTAGCTCGATATGAAGGGATTTTGTCACCAATTGGTCCCCGTGAAAGGCTCTTGAGGAGATTGCTTTCTTGGATTGGACTTATTCCTCCCACTCCAGAAGCACCTTTCGAGGTTGACAATGATAGTAACACATCTGAACCTTACTTAAG GCCTACTTTTTTATCAAGGATATCACTAAGTGATATTTGGAGACCAGCAACAAGAAAATACTGCAGAAATGATCCTTGGAAAATGTTGAAAACGTCCATTTCCATACTTCTCTCGCAGTCAGTCCTGCAG GAACCGGCATTTGAAGAATTAATTCTACTTTATACGAAGGAAGTTGATGAAACAAATTCTAGAGATGAAGCTGAAGTTCCATCATTGCAATTAAAGATCTATGAGAGAATTCCTTTTCCGGATTTACCG GTAATTTTTCCACACAAAAAGCTATCTTTCCGTATCATAGACACG GTGCGCTTGGATATTGCCACAATTTTGGGACTTCTGGCTTACTTCATAAACTACAAATTTGAGAATGTTTTATCCTCCCC ATCAGCAATATTACTTGATGTAGTCGCAGTAAGTGCTCTTATAATATACGGAAGTCGTGTGGTTCTAGGCTACAAACAAACAAGGGACCGTTATCAG CTTCTAGTCaacaagacactttatgaaAAAACATTAGCAAGTGGCTTCGGTTCAGTGCATTTTCTTCTGGATGCTTCTGAACAGCAGCAG TATAAGGAAGCTATTTTGGCTTATGCTGTCCTGCTCAAAGCTGAGAAGG GTCACTTCTCGACAAAGTGTTCGAGAGATATGCGAGAGATTCATGTATGA
- the LOC107459752 gene encoding uncharacterized protein LOC107459752 isoform X2: MPVQMSACWHNSGSNALSVSRFRYRFEPLIHSHHHCLSTQSQLQSHSIFLFRRLTFATCSPARAQTPLQEMSFIQSKSEQEGEEDDAAAAAASVSPTYSDNTATHADEQDLEEEVGISKIQVPRQKHIPISKSQLLDAILSVLFNQDQDDLDDAHHFRLLTSCLDSILHAEHKNILEEMRFDYYLTSVQTEDAVVQNPADSQTPVVPNGKESNLVSNDILGIENREVYQDVPVDEQEKPIPSNYGLDLRRLLPALDKKSKKDHGRGSRVTVATRFQHAFMQLLSDAQFEELSARDLMLTSALNTDYLLTLPIYVDWKRAYESNAIIFRRGYATEKQKGLLLVEKLDYLQSMLLRRIFYIISKPLGKLGTWISETYENASRDHRLQSWAERLRLWIKELSLFKKSLLYDEHASDEQMGPNNAPNGELPIWLVAQRAVARYEGILSPIGPRERLLRRLLSWIGLIPPTPEAPFEVDNDSNTSEPYLRPTFLSRISLSDIWRPATRKYCRNDPWKMLKTSISILLSQSVLQEPAFEELILLYTKEVDETNSRDEAEVPSLQLKIYERIPFPDLPVIFPHKKLSFRIIDTVRLDIATILGLLAYFINYKFENVLSSPSAILLDVVAVSALIIYGSRVVLGYKQTRDRYQLLVNKTLYEKTLASGFGSVHFLLDASEQQQYKEAILAYAVLLKAEKGQVTSRQSVREICERFMYEMFKVEMPVDKALSTLLRLNLATETCIDGRLGLLAIPCPKAYQNLKERWNGLLS, encoded by the exons ATGCCAGTCCAGATGTCAGCTTGTTGGCATAATTCGGGGAGCAACGCCCTTTCAGTTTCCCGTTTCCGTTATCGTTTCGAACCATTAATTCATTCTCATCATCACTGCCTCTCTACGCAGTCGCAGTTGCAGTCACATAGTATATTCCTCTTCCGCAGGCTTACTTTTGCTACCTGTTCACCAGCACGAGCACAAACACCACTCCAGGAGATGTCTTTCATCCAGTCAAAATCAGAGCAGGAGGGGGAGGAAGATGATGCGGCAGCCGCTGCTGCGAGTGTGAGTCCCACCTACAGCGACAATACTGCGACTCATGCTGATGAGCAAGACCTAGAAGAAGAAGTTGGTATTTCCAAAATACAAGTACCAAGACAGAAACACATTCCTATCTCCAAATCCCAACTTCTGGATGCCATCCTCTCTGTCCTGTTTAACCAAGACCAAGATGATCTTGATGATGCCCATCACTTTCGCCTTCTCACTTC ATGCTTAGACTCTATACTTCATGCCGAGCACAAAAATATCTTAGAGGAGATGCGTTTCGATTATTACCTTACCTCAGTCCAAACTGAGGACGCAGTTGTACAGAATCCAGCTGATTCACAGACGCCAGTTGTGCCGAATGGGAAGGAGTCAAACTTGGTTAGCAATGACATTCTTGGAATTGAGAACAGGGAGGTCTATCAAGATGTGCCAGTTGATGAACAGGAAAAGCCTATCCCTTCCAACTATGGTTTGGACCTAAGGCGCCTTTTACCTGCTCTCGAcaaaaaaagcaagaaagaCCATGGAAGGGGGTCCAG AGTTACTGTCGCCACACGTTTCCAGCATGCTTTCATGCAGCTTCTTTCTGATGCACAATTTGAAGAACTATCTGCTAGGGATCTGATGTTAACATCTGCATTGAACACAGACTATCTCCTTACCTTACCCATATATGTTGATTGGAAGAGAGCATATGAGTCTAATGCCATAATATTTAG GCGGGGTTATGCAACTGAGAAGCAGAAGGGCCTACTACTTGTTGAGAAACTGGATTACTTACAGTCTATGCTTCTACGGAGAATCTTCTATATTATATCAAAACCTCTAGGGAAACTTGGTACCTGGATAAGTGAG ACCTATGAAAATGCCAGTCGAGATCATAGGTTACAAAGTTGGGCTGAAAGATTGAGGCTTTGGATAAAGGAATTAtccttatttaaaaaatcattacTTTATGATGAGCATGCTTCAGATGAGCAAATGGGTCCAAACAATGCACCAAATGGAGAACTCCCTATTTGGCTGGTAGCTCAGAGAGCAGTAGCTCGATATGAAGGGATTTTGTCACCAATTGGTCCCCGTGAAAGGCTCTTGAGGAGATTGCTTTCTTGGATTGGACTTATTCCTCCCACTCCAGAAGCACCTTTCGAGGTTGACAATGATAGTAACACATCTGAACCTTACTTAAG GCCTACTTTTTTATCAAGGATATCACTAAGTGATATTTGGAGACCAGCAACAAGAAAATACTGCAGAAATGATCCTTGGAAAATGTTGAAAACGTCCATTTCCATACTTCTCTCGCAGTCAGTCCTGCAG GAACCGGCATTTGAAGAATTAATTCTACTTTATACGAAGGAAGTTGATGAAACAAATTCTAGAGATGAAGCTGAAGTTCCATCATTGCAATTAAAGATCTATGAGAGAATTCCTTTTCCGGATTTACCG GTAATTTTTCCACACAAAAAGCTATCTTTCCGTATCATAGACACG GTGCGCTTGGATATTGCCACAATTTTGGGACTTCTGGCTTACTTCATAAACTACAAATTTGAGAATGTTTTATCCTCCCC ATCAGCAATATTACTTGATGTAGTCGCAGTAAGTGCTCTTATAATATACGGAAGTCGTGTGGTTCTAGGCTACAAACAAACAAGGGACCGTTATCAG CTTCTAGTCaacaagacactttatgaaAAAACATTAGCAAGTGGCTTCGGTTCAGTGCATTTTCTTCTGGATGCTTCTGAACAGCAGCAG TATAAGGAAGCTATTTTGGCTTATGCTGTCCTGCTCAAAGCTGAGAAGGGTCAG GTCACTTCTCGACAAAGTGTTCGAGAGATATGCGAGAGATTCATGTATGAAATGTTTAAA GTTGAAATGCCAGTTGACAAGGCACTCAGTACACTATTAAGGTTGAACCTAGCAACAGAAACTTGCATTGACGGAAGGCTTGGATTGTTGGCTATACCTTGTCCGAAGGCTTATCAGAACCTGAAAGAGCGATGGAATGGCTTGCTAAGTTAA
- the LOC107459752 gene encoding uncharacterized protein LOC107459752 isoform X4: protein MPVQMSACWHNSGSNALSVSRFRYRFEPLIHSHHHCLSTQSQLQSHSIFLFRRLTFATCSPARAQTPLQEMSFIQSKSEQEGEEDDAAAAAASVSPTYSDNTATHADEQDLEEEVGISKIQVPRQKHIPISKSQLLDAILSVLFNQDQDDLDDAHHFRLLTSCLDSILHAEHKNILEEMRFDYYLTSVQTEDAVVQNPADSQTPVVPNGKESNLVSNDILGIENREVYQDVPVDEQEKPIPSNYGLDLRRLLPALDKKSKKDHGRGSRVTVATRFQHAFMQLLSDAQFEELSARDLMLTSALNTDYLLTLPIYVDWKRAYESNAIIFRRGYATEKQKGLLLVEKLDYLQSMLLRRIFYIISKPLGKLGTWISETYENASRDHRLQSWAERLRLWIKELSLFKKSLLYDEHASDEQMGPNNAPNGELPIWLVAQRAVARYEGILSPIGPRERLLRRLLSWIGLIPPTPEAPFEVDNDSNTSEPYLRPTFLSRISLSDIWRPATRKYCRNDPWKMLKTSISILLSQSVLQEPAFEELILLYTKEVDETNSRDEAEVPSLQLKIYERIPFPDLPVIFPHKKLSFRIIDTVRLDIATILGLLAYFINYKFENVLSSPSAILLDVVAVSALIIYGSRVVLGYKQTRDRYQLLVNKTLYEKTLASGFGSVHFLLDASEQQQYKEAILAYAVLLKAEKGQVTSRQSVREICERFMLKCQLTRHSVHY, encoded by the exons ATGCCAGTCCAGATGTCAGCTTGTTGGCATAATTCGGGGAGCAACGCCCTTTCAGTTTCCCGTTTCCGTTATCGTTTCGAACCATTAATTCATTCTCATCATCACTGCCTCTCTACGCAGTCGCAGTTGCAGTCACATAGTATATTCCTCTTCCGCAGGCTTACTTTTGCTACCTGTTCACCAGCACGAGCACAAACACCACTCCAGGAGATGTCTTTCATCCAGTCAAAATCAGAGCAGGAGGGGGAGGAAGATGATGCGGCAGCCGCTGCTGCGAGTGTGAGTCCCACCTACAGCGACAATACTGCGACTCATGCTGATGAGCAAGACCTAGAAGAAGAAGTTGGTATTTCCAAAATACAAGTACCAAGACAGAAACACATTCCTATCTCCAAATCCCAACTTCTGGATGCCATCCTCTCTGTCCTGTTTAACCAAGACCAAGATGATCTTGATGATGCCCATCACTTTCGCCTTCTCACTTC ATGCTTAGACTCTATACTTCATGCCGAGCACAAAAATATCTTAGAGGAGATGCGTTTCGATTATTACCTTACCTCAGTCCAAACTGAGGACGCAGTTGTACAGAATCCAGCTGATTCACAGACGCCAGTTGTGCCGAATGGGAAGGAGTCAAACTTGGTTAGCAATGACATTCTTGGAATTGAGAACAGGGAGGTCTATCAAGATGTGCCAGTTGATGAACAGGAAAAGCCTATCCCTTCCAACTATGGTTTGGACCTAAGGCGCCTTTTACCTGCTCTCGAcaaaaaaagcaagaaagaCCATGGAAGGGGGTCCAG AGTTACTGTCGCCACACGTTTCCAGCATGCTTTCATGCAGCTTCTTTCTGATGCACAATTTGAAGAACTATCTGCTAGGGATCTGATGTTAACATCTGCATTGAACACAGACTATCTCCTTACCTTACCCATATATGTTGATTGGAAGAGAGCATATGAGTCTAATGCCATAATATTTAG GCGGGGTTATGCAACTGAGAAGCAGAAGGGCCTACTACTTGTTGAGAAACTGGATTACTTACAGTCTATGCTTCTACGGAGAATCTTCTATATTATATCAAAACCTCTAGGGAAACTTGGTACCTGGATAAGTGAG ACCTATGAAAATGCCAGTCGAGATCATAGGTTACAAAGTTGGGCTGAAAGATTGAGGCTTTGGATAAAGGAATTAtccttatttaaaaaatcattacTTTATGATGAGCATGCTTCAGATGAGCAAATGGGTCCAAACAATGCACCAAATGGAGAACTCCCTATTTGGCTGGTAGCTCAGAGAGCAGTAGCTCGATATGAAGGGATTTTGTCACCAATTGGTCCCCGTGAAAGGCTCTTGAGGAGATTGCTTTCTTGGATTGGACTTATTCCTCCCACTCCAGAAGCACCTTTCGAGGTTGACAATGATAGTAACACATCTGAACCTTACTTAAG GCCTACTTTTTTATCAAGGATATCACTAAGTGATATTTGGAGACCAGCAACAAGAAAATACTGCAGAAATGATCCTTGGAAAATGTTGAAAACGTCCATTTCCATACTTCTCTCGCAGTCAGTCCTGCAG GAACCGGCATTTGAAGAATTAATTCTACTTTATACGAAGGAAGTTGATGAAACAAATTCTAGAGATGAAGCTGAAGTTCCATCATTGCAATTAAAGATCTATGAGAGAATTCCTTTTCCGGATTTACCG GTAATTTTTCCACACAAAAAGCTATCTTTCCGTATCATAGACACG GTGCGCTTGGATATTGCCACAATTTTGGGACTTCTGGCTTACTTCATAAACTACAAATTTGAGAATGTTTTATCCTCCCC ATCAGCAATATTACTTGATGTAGTCGCAGTAAGTGCTCTTATAATATACGGAAGTCGTGTGGTTCTAGGCTACAAACAAACAAGGGACCGTTATCAG CTTCTAGTCaacaagacactttatgaaAAAACATTAGCAAGTGGCTTCGGTTCAGTGCATTTTCTTCTGGATGCTTCTGAACAGCAGCAG TATAAGGAAGCTATTTTGGCTTATGCTGTCCTGCTCAAAGCTGAGAAGGGTCAG GTCACTTCTCGACAAAGTGTTCGAGAGATATGCGAGAGATTCAT GTTGAAATGCCAGTTGACAAGGCACTCAGTACACTATTAA